In Anabaena sphaerica FACHB-251, a genomic segment contains:
- a CDS encoding ABC transporter permease: MGNQVVILVGTFVLVVTGLLLGYVLSQLVLGFLGLNLLTLLGTISLVLIFGTLYYVLFWQLRREQLQPVTRTQPTQVDEEITGNYLKNRLIARLSGDVAAAERLIEQAKQNYPGMPENWYCERVLDDLDRDDR, encoded by the coding sequence ATGGGGAACCAAGTAGTAATTCTTGTCGGTACATTCGTCCTCGTTGTCACAGGTTTATTACTGGGCTACGTACTCTCACAATTAGTTCTCGGATTTTTGGGGTTGAACCTCCTCACCCTCCTGGGAACAATCAGCCTCGTCTTAATTTTTGGTACACTTTACTACGTCTTATTTTGGCAGTTGCGACGAGAGCAGTTACAGCCAGTCACTCGCACTCAGCCCACCCAGGTAGACGAGGAAATAACTGGAAACTACTTGAAAAACCGACTCATCGCCAGATTATCCGGTGACGTAGCCGCAGCAGAACGATTAATCGAGCAAGCCAAGCAAAATTATCCGGGAATGCCAGAAAATTGGTATTGTGAACGAGTTCTTGATGATTTAGATCGGGATGATCGTTAA
- the dndE gene encoding DNA sulfur modification protein DndE has protein sequence MESPIERIKISQTAKEQLIKLKRNTKIEQWNILCRWAFCRSLAEPAAPTPVPVPQDSNVEMTWRVFGGEMADILLLALKQRCHNDGLDTDKETLITQFRLHLHRGIGYLAGDPNMKRIEDLIELATKKVKS, from the coding sequence ATGGAATCACCAATAGAACGCATTAAAATCTCCCAAACAGCCAAAGAACAACTGATCAAACTCAAACGCAACACCAAAATAGAACAATGGAATATACTATGTCGTTGGGCGTTTTGTCGTTCCCTCGCCGAACCCGCAGCACCCACCCCCGTACCCGTACCTCAAGATAGCAACGTCGAAATGACCTGGCGCGTATTTGGTGGAGAAATGGCCGATATCTTGCTATTAGCACTCAAACAACGCTGTCACAACGATGGCTTAGACACAGACAAAGAAACCCTCATCACCCAATTTCGTTTACACCTACATCGGGGTATTGGTTATCTAGCCGGCGATCCGAACATGAAGAGAATTGAAGATTTAATCGAACTAGCAACAAAGAAAGTAAAATCTTGA
- a CDS encoding HEAT repeat domain-containing protein, with protein sequence MYDEDDINLLDTEADLESPLDHIEPITAESEVAKPDPDLMLALLQDPQSQQRMLAARAFCDIQDQRAIPHLIHLLTDNCPLVRVSAAYAIGRNPSHDAVEPLINQLNRDLNGYVRKGVVWALGNCRDRRSLIPLTDALRTDISAVRLWSASALAQMAGVGYEVVVGAIPPLIEALVQDPTAAVRSNSAWAIGQLCKELPSNVVYATAIDSLIQAFAEDKDLGVREDAKASLLGVGDPRGLQLIETLEQEGWF encoded by the coding sequence ATGTACGACGAAGACGATATAAACCTACTTGATACTGAGGCGGATTTAGAAAGCCCCCTAGACCACATAGAACCAATTACCGCTGAATCAGAAGTAGCCAAACCTGATCCAGACTTAATGCTGGCACTTCTACAAGATCCTCAGTCCCAGCAACGAATGTTAGCAGCACGCGCATTCTGTGATATTCAAGATCAACGGGCAATTCCCCATTTAATTCACCTATTAACTGATAACTGTCCCCTAGTGCGAGTCAGTGCTGCCTATGCCATCGGCCGCAATCCCAGCCACGATGCAGTCGAGCCATTGATTAATCAACTCAACCGTGATTTGAATGGCTATGTGCGAAAAGGCGTAGTTTGGGCTTTAGGAAACTGTCGCGATCGCCGTTCCTTAATCCCCCTCACAGATGCCTTAAGAACCGATATTTCCGCCGTGCGTCTCTGGTCTGCAAGCGCCCTCGCCCAGATGGCAGGAGTCGGTTATGAGGTCGTTGTCGGCGCAATACCCCCCTTAATTGAAGCCCTAGTTCAAGATCCCACAGCCGCAGTACGTAGTAACTCCGCTTGGGCAATAGGTCAACTCTGTAAGGAATTACCTTCCAACGTAGTTTATGCCACAGCCATCGACTCATTAATCCAAGCCTTTGCCGAAGATAAAGACTTGGGTGTCAGAGAAGATGCCAAAGCCTCACTCCTGGGAGTCGGTGATCCCCGTGGTTTACAATTAATTGAAACCCTCGAACAAGAAGGGTGGTTTTAA
- a CDS encoding GNAT family N-acetyltransferase — protein MNFSLPGYSIRRGSTLDKSLLVKFIQRTYQELFPAQDFSHLARTVEQYFSTDTPLWWVYEQAEAQEAGRGGAEEQRSRGEFTQSPVPDPQSPIPSPQSPTPIACLWVGNAIDQVTGSRHAHIFLLYVVPSHRRHGIGKALMQYIENWAKQRGDRQLGLQVFESNTPALNLYQQLGYQTQSLWMIKSLHPEK, from the coding sequence TTGAATTTTTCTCTACCAGGCTATTCTATTCGCCGAGGCTCGACCCTAGACAAATCACTCTTGGTTAAGTTCATCCAGCGAACTTATCAAGAACTATTTCCTGCTCAGGATTTTTCCCACCTAGCTCGTACAGTTGAGCAATACTTCTCTACTGACACCCCTTTATGGTGGGTATATGAACAAGCAGAGGCGCAGGAAGCCGGGCGCGGAGGAGCAGAGGAGCAGAGGAGCAGAGGAGAATTTACCCAATCCCCAGTCCCCGATCCCCAGTCCCCAATCCCCAGTCCCCAGTCCCCAACCCCCATAGCTTGTCTCTGGGTCGGTAACGCTATCGATCAAGTTACAGGCAGCCGTCATGCTCACATCTTTCTACTCTACGTCGTACCGTCACATCGCCGTCACGGTATCGGTAAAGCCCTAATGCAATATATAGAAAATTGGGCAAAACAAAGGGGCGATCGCCAACTTGGATTACAAGTGTTTGAGTCCAACACACCCGCATTAAATCTTTATCAGCAGCTGGGATATCAAACACAATCCCTCTGGATGATAAAATCACTCCATCCAGAAAAATAA
- a CDS encoding AmpG family muropeptide MFS transporter — MNPVRSLIQVFGSRKMAALILLGFSSGLPLFLTSKTLQAWMTVEKVDLTAIGLFSLVGLPYSLKFLWSPLLDWFKLPFLGRRRGWLIILQIGLLIAIACMALQQPKQALQLLAINAVAISFLSATQDIAADAYRTDVLEQLEMGAGAAVFVLGYRIALLLTGSLALILADRIPWSSVYLLMAVGMAIGIITTLFAPEPKETTPPESLTAAVIMPFGEFFQRQGIVYASLTLLFIVLYKLGDSFVNNMSTPFLLQTGFTQTDIGAIQGGMGLIATIVGTLAGGAFLSKIGLNRSLWVFGGLQAVSNLAYLLLAQVGKNYQVLILTINIENFCAGLGTAAFVAFLMNMCNQRYSATQYALLSSFMAVSRDILVAPAGSLAKSTGWPLFFVISIVAAIPGLLLLPLFAPWNPKAVTATRPGLEEEEDLWGTK, encoded by the coding sequence ATGAATCCAGTGCGATCGCTCATACAAGTCTTCGGTAGCCGCAAAATGGCCGCCCTGATATTACTAGGTTTTTCCTCCGGGTTGCCCTTATTTTTGACCAGCAAGACCCTACAAGCCTGGATGACGGTCGAAAAAGTCGATTTAACCGCCATTGGCTTATTTAGCCTGGTCGGCTTGCCCTATTCCTTAAAATTTCTCTGGTCGCCCTTATTAGACTGGTTCAAGCTACCTTTTTTGGGAAGGCGAAGGGGTTGGTTAATTATCCTGCAAATAGGGTTATTAATAGCGATCGCCTGTATGGCCTTACAGCAACCCAAACAAGCCCTACAATTACTAGCCATCAACGCCGTCGCCATATCCTTCCTTAGCGCCACCCAAGACATAGCCGCCGATGCTTACCGCACCGACGTTCTCGAACAACTAGAAATGGGCGCAGGTGCAGCAGTCTTCGTCTTAGGTTATCGTATTGCCCTACTACTCACAGGTTCATTAGCCTTAATACTCGCCGACAGAATACCCTGGTCATCAGTATACTTATTAATGGCAGTGGGTATGGCAATAGGCATAATCACCACCCTATTTGCACCAGAACCCAAAGAAACCACCCCTCCTGAATCCTTAACCGCCGCCGTCATCATGCCCTTTGGCGAATTTTTTCAGCGCCAAGGCATAGTTTACGCCTCACTAACTCTCCTGTTTATCGTCCTCTATAAACTCGGCGATTCCTTTGTGAATAATATGTCCACGCCGTTTTTATTACAAACAGGCTTCACCCAAACCGACATTGGCGCAATTCAAGGTGGAATGGGACTGATAGCCACCATTGTTGGTACACTGGCAGGTGGCGCATTTTTGAGTAAAATTGGACTGAATCGCTCACTTTGGGTATTTGGTGGCTTGCAAGCAGTCAGCAACTTGGCTTACCTTTTACTTGCACAAGTTGGGAAAAATTATCAGGTTCTCATCCTGACCATTAACATCGAAAACTTTTGTGCTGGTTTAGGAACAGCAGCTTTTGTTGCCTTTTTAATGAATATGTGTAATCAGCGTTATTCCGCAACTCAGTATGCTTTACTTTCTAGTTTTATGGCCGTAAGTCGTGATATTCTAGTTGCGCCAGCAGGTTCCTTAGCAAAAAGCACAGGTTGGCCTTTATTTTTTGTTATTAGTATCGTTGCTGCCATACCGGGACTACTCCTGTTACCATTATTTGCTCCATGGAATCCCAAAGCAGTCACAGCAACCAGACCAGGACTTGAAGAAGAAGAGGATTTATGGGGAACCAAGTAG